CGGACCTTCAATGACTATGTAACGCGGACTGTTGTGCATAAAAATACTTGGACTAGGTTAATTCTAAATTTTTTGTAATTTTGTAGCGGGTAGCTTATCCAGCAAATTCACAACCCGCCCAAGACCTGGAATCAATAAAGCGGGGGCAATCTCTGCCAATGGCACTAGCACAAAATTTCGATTGGCAATTTCCGGATGCGGCAAGCGCAAATGTGCATTATCTGAAGTCTGGTCAGCATACACAAGCAGGTCGAGATCCAATGTTCTCGGTCCCCAGTGTTGGATGCGTTCACGGCCTTGCGCTGTTTCAATTTTGTGCAAATGTTCAAGCAATTTTTCCGCAGTCAGGGTGGTCAATAGCGCCGCTACCGCATTTACAAAATCATCCTGCTGAACCTCACCGTGCGGCTCACTGACATACAGTGAAGAAACTGCCTGTAAATTTATGTGTGAAGCACTACGTAAAGAGGACAAAGCCGTGCGAATTTGCTGCATCGGATCATCCAAGTTACTGCCGAGCCCAACGTAGGCTGGATACCAGTGTGCGCTCATGAGGCTGAAGGTTTTTTCCTGGGGCGACGACGCCGTTTACGTTTGCCGGATTTTTTAC
The genomic region above belongs to Gammaproteobacteria bacterium and contains:
- the folK gene encoding 2-amino-4-hydroxy-6-hydroxymethyldihydropteridine diphosphokinase, whose amino-acid sequence is MSAHWYPAYVGLGSNLDDPMQQIRTALSSLRSASHINLQAVSSLYVSEPHGEVQQDDFVNAVAALLTTLTAEKLLEHLHKIETAQGRERIQHWGPRTLDLDLLVYADQTSDNAHLRLPHPEIANRNFVLVPLAEIAPALLIPGLGRVVNLLDKLPATKLQKI